GTGATTCGGAGGTTGCCGGTGGGTGGGGGGTAGAACCGCGCAGCGCTTAGTCTCGGCCTAGGGCGGCGGCTCGTTCTGCTTTCTCAGCCTTTTTGATCCGCCGTTCGGCCATCTCCTTGCCGGCTCTGGCTGCGGCTTGGACTTGCGGGTTGGTGGCCGCCTTTTCCTGCTCTTCGAAGGCTTTGGTCCAGCGGGCCCAGTATTCCTGGCCGTAGCCATAGAACGCATGAGGGCCTGAATGAATCGTCGCCCGGGCTACTTCCTCTGGAGAGAACCCCTTGCTTAGGGCTTGCTCCGCTAGAGCCAGCCAAGTCTGCTTCGGCAGGCCGCCGAGAGGCCTAAGGTGCAAGCTTTCCAAGCGCTTCTGATCGAGAAGAGCCTCGTAGACCTCGGGGGCCTCCTCCACGATTCCCTGCACCAGCTGGGTCCATGGATAGCGATCCGGCATGACCCTCAGCAGCCCGACCCGCTGAGCAGGGGAGAGAACCGAGAGCGCTCCCTCGAAGAGCTTCAGAGAGCTGGGCCTCCACCGTTCATCGTCTTTGAGCCTGGCCCGTAGCCAAGCTTCGGCCAACCGGGGCTCTTTCGTCAGAATGCGGCGAAGTCCGTAGGCAGAATCCTCGCCTAGTGGAATGCTCCCTTCGAAACCTCCAGTCTCAGAAGCACGATCATAGACCGGCCCCTTCGCTTCAAGAATGGCCCTCCGCCAATCTTCAAGAAGCTCCTCGGGGACTTCTCCCTCCGGCTCCCGACTCCAGAGACCAATGGCCGTTGCCAGTGCTAACGAATTGTCGTCCTGATCGAGGCAGAAACGGACGACTTCTTCGGATGCCTTTCCGACCTGGATCAGCCCTTCTACCACGTGGGGATGTCTAACCGCTTCACTCAGCAACCGATCCAAGAGCTGCTGCGACAGGTTAGGAGCCTGCAGCCCCAAGCGCAGTGCCTCCGCTCGATATTGATCCTCATCGAGTAGCCGCTCCAACAGCTGCTCCCTCTCTTCATCGTCTCCCTCGACGATCCGCTGGAGAAAGGGCCTGAGCAGATCCACAGGGAGCTCTTCCTCTAGGAATTGCTCAATCCAGAGCAGTGGCTTTTCAATCTGAGTCGCCAGCTCGGCAGCGAGTTCGGTGGTCAGGCGGGGCCATCGGCGCCCTACGCTCTCAGCCTCGACTTCGTAGGTCGCCAATTCCTCTGCAACTTCGTCTGGCTGTCTGTACCGCCAATCTTCTGCGAGCATCTTGAGTTGCAAGGGCCGATCCGACTCACTCTGCTCTTCGTCCCGGTAGTACATATCCCCCGGAAACAGCAGGTCGAATGTCTCCACGGGAGAATCGGCAGGAGAAACCAGTTCTAGGTCAATTTCCGCGGCAAGGTATCGAAGATCTGATCGGACACCAGGCCCCAATTCCTCCACTTGCCACAGATCATGAATCATCCTCTGGGCCAGTTCTTGGATCACTTGTGCATGCTCGTCGCTAGGCGCGTGATCCGGGACCACAGCCTCGGGCTGAATCCACTGCCAGAGTAATACCTTTAGATCCTGCCAGAGCTCATTAGGGATGGGATCGAAGAGCTGCTTGCCAAACTGTTGCCACAGTCCGCCCAGCTCCTTGACCTCCCTGGAGGACAAGGGCCTCCATCTAACGTTTAGCACCTCCTGGGACCCAGCTCCCCGACTAAAATCTTCGATTTCAAGTGTGAACGCGCTAAGAGTAGCCTGGAAGGCAACCAATTCGTTGCTGCCGTCCTTCCTACGGTAAGCGTCGACCTGCTCCAGAATTTGCCTTCTTCTCTGGATGAACTCTCCCAACCTCACTCCTCCAATTTGCTTGGCCCAATCGTCTAGGACCCGCAGAGGGTGATAAGGATATGAATGCAACTGCCCAGGTGCGGGGACAGCCTCTAGTAAGAGCTGTTGGATTGTGATCGTAGGGTCACCCCAGTCGAGCGAAGCTGCAATCTCTCCCAACCTAGGCCCTGGGAGGTTCGACACGACCCATTTAGTATGTTGCGGCATGGCCAACATGCCTTGCCAGGCCACTGGACTGCCAGACTGCCGCACTTGCTCTCGAAGCAGGCTGTGTTCGACTGAGACTCCCGAGCGAGCAGCCAAGACAAGTGTCTCAGCGACGCTCGGAAGCGAAGGCGCCATTTGCAGAAAGGGTTTGATCGGGAGATCAAGAGCATCCCCGCGAAAGAAAACCGACTTTAACAGCGCTACCCGTAGCGACCGCGGCCAAACTGAGAGCCGCTCCCTCCCGACTCGAAGAACGCCTCCTGACCCAAGCCTTCCACAGAGTTCTTGCATTTCCGTCGGGCTTAGTTCTAAGCAGCTGGTGACGGCCTCCATGGACATGCCCACGTCCCCGCCAACAGCGAATCCGGCCAGAACTTGTGGCACAAGCTTCTCTTTGACCGCGCCCCTAAGCCTGGCCAGCGTAGCCTCCCGCAAAGCGTCTCCATCGACCACACTTTGCCACTCTCCCGCCAGCCAGAGTTGGCTGATAAGAACCGCCAATCCAGGCCGGTTGTCCGCCTCGGTGACCAACCAGCGCAGACTGCTGTCATCCGCTACCACTCCAAGGTTTCGGTAGACCGTGAGGATCTCGTCCCGGGTCAGCAACTCGAGACTTCGAGTCTCTATCTGGGAGCCGTCCTCTTGGAGTGGTGGTCGGACCTGGTCTTCATACCCCGGCCAGCAGGTAGCCACCAACTCAAATTCGGCCCCGCTTTCCCGTCGAGCCCGGATGAGCTGTTCGAGTAGCTCCAGTCGAAAATGAGCATCATCGAGAATGATCACCGCCGGCTGCTGCTCGCGCCAGGTGTCGAGAATGCGCTCAGCCGAATCAGAAGCGGCGAAGAGTCCCCAACCCTCTCGGGTCAGGTAGTAGAGCAGGTAGCTCTTCCCCGAGCCCGGCTGGCCGCTGAGGATGCGATCTCCTGAAGAATTCTGGAGCCACTCCAGATCCTCCTCTCGCCCAACCAGCTCGATCTCCACGTGCCTGCGGGTGGAAGGTGGATACACGGAGAGCGCCGGAAGGGCGCCCGAAACGTCTAGCAGATCCTTGCGCCAAGGAGGGTTCCAATACAGCAGCTGAGCCACTGCCTCGCGCTCGTAGATCTGCTCCAGTCGAAAACCCAGCTCCTTGGCTCGATTTCGGAGGTTCGATTGGCGTCTGGGAGTCAGTGCTTGCGAGGTCGCCAGGACCGCCTTGGAAACCTCTGGAAAGCGCTTCTTGGCTTGCTTGAGGTTCCGTTTCAGATTGCCACTAACGTCCTGACCGATGGTGGAGACCAATGGGTACGGCTCGCCTGCCTTGTCGAGCATGGCCCCGTCGTAGCCAAAGTCTCCCCCCCCACGGACCGGCACCAAGCCCGGATAGACCTCACTCAGAAGATCCGCCATGCAGTCCTCGAACTGCTGGCCGCGATCTCGGGGTAGCTCGTCCAGAGCCTTCAGGATGGCCTGGTAGACAGGATCTCGGGCAGGAGGCACGTCAGTCCCTCCGAACTTCGGCGAACCAGGTCTCCAAGAGTCCCGAAAGATCCTTGTCCCGGTGATAGCCCCGGCGGTCGATGAGGACGAGAGAGCGGCGAGCGAGGTCGAGGTCGGAGGCAGTGACCGTGGCGAGAAGGGCTTTGGCATCCACCTCGTCCTGGGGCCGGCTGGCGAGCACCTTGAGGGCGATGAGGTGGCCCTTGCGGGCAACAGGAACGGGAATCCCTGGGAAGATCTCCATCGCCTCGGCGGAGCCAGCGATCTCCGGTTCGATCCCGGAGGAAGCGAACATCAAATCGACCAGAACCAAATCCCCGAGACGCCCCGGCGCGATCAACCGCAAGGCCATCATTCGCCCGGTATCCCGGTGCTCCAGCACCCCATCTTCCTTGAATTGATATCCCCGCGCTTCGAGAGTCCGGGCAAGATCCTCGGCCTGAGCATCTCCGTCGATGGCAATCACAACATCCACGTCGCGGGTGGTGCGAGGATCGATGTAGGCAGCGATGGCCAAGCCCCCAACCAATGCCCAGGAGAGCTGGAGCCGGTCGAGCTCGCTACGGATATGGCCGAGGGCGGCGGCGAGGCGTCTCATGGGGAATCGAGCGCCCTCCGACGGACCCAATCCCCTTCGATCTGCTGGTCTCTCTTGCAGAACCAATCGTCGAGGAGCTGCTCGATTTCATCGGAGGTGGCCGCGGGATTCCGGCGGCGGAGATTTTGCCGCATGATCTGCTCCGCGGCGTCGGAAAGCTCGAGGGCCAGACGGATTCCTTCAGCTTTCAGGTCGATATCGGAACTCATACCGAAATTCTAGCGCGGCCCCGAGAGCTACCGGAGGGTTAGTTGAGAAGGACCTTCCCCAAGAAACAAGCAGCTATCCGCCACCAACAAAAACAGCACGAAATTTCTCGGCGGTTCCAGAAGCGAGCGGCGGGCTAGGCGCCAAAAGGCGCCATGCCGGCAGGAGAATTCAGTCCTTCGAAGCCCGAGCCTCCAACTCCCCCAGGAATTCATGGATCCCCTGATCCAGCCGGCGGCGGTCGTCGTGGCGTTCTTGGGCGTGGTGAACTAGGTGGCGAACGAGGTCGGGGCGGGGGATGCCGGAGAGCTCCCAGAGGCGGGGGTACATGGAGATGGCGGTGAAGCCGGGGAGGGTGTTGATCTCGTTGACGTAGCAGCGGTGGGTGCCGTCGGGGGCCTCCTCTACCAGGAAGTCGACCCTCGCCAGGCCGCTGCCACCCACTGCGGCGTAGGCTTCGATGGCGAGAGCCTGAAGCTCCTCCTGGAGGCCCGAGGGCAAGTCGGCGGGGGCGAGGAGCTGGGCTTTGCCGTCGAGGTATTTGTCAGCGTAGTCGTAGAAGTCACCGCCGGCGACGATCTCGCCGATCACCGAGGCGCGCAGCTGACGGTGGCCGAGGACGGCGCATTCGAGCTCGCGGCCCTGGACGCCGCGCTCCACCAGGACGCGGTCGGAGAATCGGAAGGCGAAGGCCAGGGCGTCGGCGACTTGGGAGCGCTCGGCGACTTTGCGCACGCCGACACTGGAGCCGCCGG
The sequence above is a segment of the Acidobacteriota bacterium genome. Coding sequences within it:
- a CDS encoding nucleotidyl transferase AbiEii/AbiGii toxin family protein; this translates as MRRLAAALGHIRSELDRLQLSWALVGGLAIAAYIDPRTTRDVDVVIAIDGDAQAEDLARTLEARGYQFKEDGVLEHRDTGRMMALRLIAPGRLGDLVLVDLMFASSGIEPEIAGSAEAMEIFPGIPVPVARKGHLIALKVLASRPQDEVDAKALLATVTASDLDLARRSLVLIDRRGYHRDKDLSGLLETWFAEVRRD
- a CDS encoding D-alanine--D-alanine ligase family protein; translation: MASEISRVGLVFGGRSAEHRVSVDSAHTVAAALAEAGFEVVPLGIDPDGRWLPPEVSAPALAGDIDELPAATGSILSSIRHLVESGAQVLFPIVHGSWGEDGALQGLAEMLDLPYVGADVPASAVSMDKVLCKNVLEHAGVPVVEYRAFSRHQFEGDSAAWVAQLADVPLPLFVKPATGGSSVGVRKVAERSQVADALAFAFRFSDRVLVERGVQGRELECAVLGHRQLRASVIGEIVAGGDFYDYADKYLDGKAQLLAPADLPSGLQEELQALAIEAYAAVGGSGLARVDFLVEEAPDGTHRCYVNEINTLPGFTAISMYPRLWELSGIPRPDLVRHLVHHAQERHDDRRRLDQGIHEFLGELEARASKD